The Rana temporaria chromosome 4, aRanTem1.1, whole genome shotgun sequence genome contains a region encoding:
- the LOC120937832 gene encoding protein kinase C delta type-like, whose protein sequence is MCDINRPFLFFYRFIAAELLCALQYLHGRGIIHRDLKPDNILLDGTGHVKLADFGLSIVGVFGSKKVYSNAGTKHYMAPEIHDRNPYDATVDYYSLGVILFEMATGAEAESAKCRNSLYPNNIDPDLRDVIERLLEENPKVRGTAVERLREHSFFRSIEWKKLEEGKVTPPLWMPDCQEKDTNDTNEQIEVKKLIHHRRKKQRRIANAKQRLFDGFSFISRKWKKDAEQEMKE, encoded by the exons ATGTGTGATATTAACagaccttttctctttttttacagatttattGCTGCTGAACTTCTCTGCGCTCTGCAATATCTGCACGGACGTGGTATCATTCATAG AGACTTGAAACCCGACAACATACTGCTTGACGGCACCGGCCATGTAAAACTCGCAGACTTTGGCCTTTCTATAGTTGGTGTGTTTGGATCCAAGAAAGTGTATAGTAATGCCGGTACTAAACACTATATGGCCCCAGAG ATTCACGATAGAAACCCCTACGATGCTACGGTCGACTATTATTCACTTGGTGTTATCCTGTTTGAAATGGCCACAGGAGCAGAAGCAGAATCGGCCAAATGCAGGAACTCACTCTATCCAAACAACATTGACCCTGACCTTCGAGATGTCATTGAGCGA CTTCTTGAAGAAAATCCAAAAGTTCGCGGGACGGCAGTGGAAAGACTGCGAGAACACTCCTTCTTCAGATCAATTGAGTGGAAGAAGCTGGAGGAAGGAAAGGTTACCCCACCATTGTGGATGCCAGAT TGCCAAGAAAAAGACACAAATGACACAAATGAGCAAATAGAAGTGAAGAAACTGATTCACCACAGAAGAAAGAAACAGAGGAGAATTGCAAATGCAAAACAGAGATTGTTTGATGGCTTCAGCTTCATAAGCAGGAAatggaaaaaagatgctgaacagGAAATGAAAGAATGA